A portion of the Haemorhous mexicanus isolate bHaeMex1 chromosome 3, bHaeMex1.pri, whole genome shotgun sequence genome contains these proteins:
- the TBPL1 gene encoding TATA box-binding protein-like 1 yields the protein MDADSDVALDILITNVVCVFRTRCHLNLRKIALEGANVIYKRDVGKVLMKLRKPRITATIWSSGKVICTGATSEEEAKFGARRLARSLQKLGFQVIFTDFKVVNVLAVCNMPFEIRLPEFTKNNRPHASYEPELHPAVCYRIKSLRATLQIFSTGSITVTGPNVKAVASAVEQIYPFVFESRK from the exons ATGGATGCAGACAGTGATGTTGCACTGGACATTTTAATCACAAATGTAGTGTGTGTTTTTAGAACAAGATGTCATTTAAACTTGAGGAAGATTGCATTAGAGGGAGCAAATGTGATATACAAGCGTGATGTTGGG AAGGTTTTAATGAAGCTTAGGAAACCTAGGATTACGGCCACAATTTGGTCCTCAGGAAAAGTTATTTGCACAGGAGCCACAAG TGAAGAAGAAGCTAAATTTGGTGCCAGACGACTAGCTCGTAGTCTACAGAAACTAGGTTTTCAG GTAattttcacagattttaaaGTTGTGAATGTTTTAGCAGTGTGCAACATGCCCTTTGAGATAAGATTGCCAGAATTTACGAAGAATAACAGACCTCATGCGAG tTATGAACCAGAACTTCATCCTGCCGTGTGTTACAGAATAAAATCTCTCAGAGCTACCTTACAGATTTTTTCCACAGGCAGTATCACAGTTACAG GGCCAAACGTAAAGGCTGTTGCCAGTGCTGTGGAACAGATTTATCCATTCGTGTttgaaagcaggaaataa